A stretch of the Thalassotalea euphylliae genome encodes the following:
- a CDS encoding LiaF domain-containing protein: MPVAIQDRPTQTVRDEVIDKLIMNYSHGELSYEAFERRLDIAMESDDNEEIFQQAADLDLAVDKEYVDSKKQDLGFSFDNDPAAERDTLVSIFGGSDRSGAWKVAKEIRVLSIFSGSDIDFSQAQFSYRQTHVKIFSLFSGDDIYIPEGVNVVTKAFCIFGGIDNKSNTMVSNDGPTLVIEGLVIFGGIDIKLKKSLKERFVAFADSLKGMFG, encoded by the coding sequence ATGCCAGTTGCCATTCAAGACAGACCTACGCAAACCGTTCGTGATGAAGTGATTGATAAATTGATAATGAATTACAGCCATGGCGAGCTGAGCTATGAAGCATTTGAGCGGCGTTTGGATATTGCGATGGAAAGTGATGATAACGAGGAAATTTTTCAGCAAGCTGCCGATTTAGACCTGGCCGTTGATAAAGAATACGTCGATTCGAAAAAGCAAGATTTGGGCTTTAGCTTTGATAACGATCCCGCCGCTGAGCGCGATACCTTAGTGAGCATATTTGGTGGCAGCGATCGCTCTGGCGCATGGAAAGTCGCAAAAGAAATTCGCGTGTTGAGTATATTCTCTGGCTCCGATATTGACTTTAGCCAAGCGCAATTTAGCTATCGACAAACTCACGTTAAAATTTTTAGCTTATTCAGTGGTGACGATATTTATATTCCTGAAGGTGTAAACGTAGTCACTAAAGCGTTTTGCATTTTTGGCGGTATTGATAATAAATCCAATACCATGGTTTCCAATGATGGCCCAACACTCGTGATTGAAGGATTGGTGATTTTTGGTGGTATTGATATCAAGTTGAAAAAATCACTGAAAGAACGCTTTGTTGCCTTTGCCGACAGCTTAAAAGGTATGTTTGGCTAA
- a CDS encoding DUF417 family protein, whose translation MTTPLNKLIYVLLLVASGLMAVSTLMIGSDASITIVTDFFGLSSGFISANGHIIAALGFALISLLALTVLVKPEHKKLSQLMGLALVVISLVPLISLFSEQRWIASLGGFPAIGSGQGIIKYFALLALGIHLLAEDKLNLTQQRLVQILPVVLVLLWIGGMKFTELEAKGIEPLVASSPLMSWMYQIWSVQTTSNIIGVYDLIALAALLLSLRIHALFIPAVLMSGAVMLTTQSFVFTWPDALSAETLLSSGGQFLIKDLWYLANLVFYYQLTKLARIIE comes from the coding sequence ATGACAACTCCCCTCAACAAACTAATTTATGTGTTGTTATTAGTTGCTTCTGGACTGATGGCAGTTAGTACCTTAATGATTGGCAGTGATGCCAGCATAACCATCGTAACAGACTTCTTTGGCCTATCAAGTGGCTTTATCTCAGCAAATGGCCACATCATAGCAGCATTGGGTTTTGCCCTTATCTCACTGCTAGCTTTGACTGTACTTGTGAAACCAGAGCACAAAAAACTGAGCCAACTAATGGGGCTTGCGTTAGTCGTTATTAGCCTAGTGCCTTTAATCAGCTTATTCAGCGAGCAGCGCTGGATCGCATCACTTGGGGGCTTCCCTGCAATTGGCTCTGGTCAAGGCATTATCAAATACTTTGCATTGCTCGCGCTGGGTATTCACTTGCTTGCCGAAGACAAACTAAATCTTACTCAGCAACGCTTAGTGCAAATTTTACCAGTTGTGCTGGTATTGCTATGGATTGGCGGCATGAAATTTACTGAGCTAGAAGCGAAAGGAATTGAGCCACTGGTTGCCAGCTCGCCACTGATGAGCTGGATGTACCAAATATGGTCGGTACAAACCACCTCTAATATCATCGGTGTATACGACTTAATTGCGCTGGCAGCATTATTACTGTCATTGCGCATTCACGCTTTATTTATTCCAGCTGTGTTGATGTCTGGTGCGGTAATGCTGACCACGCAGAGCTTTGTGTTCACTTGGCCTGACGCCCTATCAGCCGAAACCCTGTTGTCATCAGGCGGTCAATTTCTGATTAAAGATTTATGGTATTTGGCGAACTTGGTGTTTTACTACCAGCTAACAAAATTAGCTCGCATCATTGAGTAA
- a CDS encoding LysR family transcriptional regulator ArgP, whose amino-acid sequence MKLQFDYKLLAALEAVIAEQSFEKAADKLAITQSAISQRIKQLEQQVAQPVIIRTSPPVATSIGEKLLKHYKQVSLLAQELVHDILPNDQQEALSISIAINADTLASWFIPAITPLLKLEAIVLDLHIANEADTQTLLTKGKVFAAISNQAKNVAGCKVQHLGQLNYLLCASPEFTQRYFQDGLTQNALCKAPAVTFDASDNMHHQYLNEQFGMNKGQYPCHRVGSSEAFVHFTLSGLAYSLLPITQAKPYLASGELISLAPKKQLIQQLYWHSWVLERGSYKRVTEHVVNYAKQILIASSH is encoded by the coding sequence ATGAAATTACAATTTGATTATAAATTACTGGCCGCGCTTGAAGCCGTAATTGCCGAGCAGAGTTTTGAAAAGGCGGCTGACAAGCTTGCCATTACGCAATCAGCAATCTCTCAGCGCATTAAACAACTAGAACAACAAGTTGCACAGCCCGTAATTATTCGAACCAGCCCGCCGGTGGCGACAAGTATTGGCGAAAAGCTGCTTAAGCACTACAAACAAGTTAGCTTGCTGGCACAAGAGCTAGTGCATGATATATTGCCGAATGATCAACAAGAAGCGCTCAGTATTTCGATTGCGATTAACGCCGACACCCTCGCCAGTTGGTTTATTCCAGCCATAACACCGCTACTAAAACTAGAAGCTATTGTATTAGATTTACATATTGCCAACGAAGCGGACACCCAGACATTACTGACAAAAGGCAAGGTTTTCGCCGCCATCAGCAACCAAGCGAAAAACGTTGCGGGGTGCAAGGTACAACATTTAGGGCAACTTAATTATTTACTGTGCGCCAGCCCAGAATTTACCCAACGCTATTTTCAAGATGGGCTAACACAAAACGCGTTATGCAAAGCGCCTGCTGTAACCTTTGATGCCAGCGACAATATGCACCACCAATATCTGAATGAACAATTTGGCATGAATAAAGGACAATACCCTTGCCACCGCGTCGGTTCTTCAGAAGCATTTGTGCACTTTACCTTGTCTGGCCTTGCTTATTCATTGCTGCCGATCACCCAAGCAAAGCCCTATTTAGCCAGTGGTGAATTAATTAGCCTTGCCCCCAAAAAGCAGCTAATACAGCAACTTTATTGGCACAGCTGGGTGCTGGAGCGTGGCAGTTACAAGCGAGTCACAGAGCATGTGGTCAATTATGCCAAGCAGATACTCATTGCTAGCTCGCACTAG
- a CDS encoding LysE/ArgO family amino acid transporter yields MFTTLAKGFVITLGLIMPLGAQNSYVLSQSIKKNHHLTAATVCIVCDFLLMSLGVFGGGALIASNDLAYQIITWAGVIFLSVYGAMFFRDAINAQAVEAAESATPSKRKVVIFTTLAVTLLNPHVYLDTVVIIGSISGQYQGDDKYIFWLGTILASLAWFYALSLGAAKLSPWLAQAHVQRAINLIIAVIMWVIAYSLIKPLLLS; encoded by the coding sequence ATGTTTACCACCTTAGCCAAAGGCTTTGTTATTACGTTGGGGCTAATTATGCCGCTTGGCGCACAAAACTCTTACGTGCTGAGCCAATCAATTAAGAAAAATCATCACTTAACTGCAGCAACGGTTTGTATTGTTTGTGACTTTTTATTGATGTCGTTAGGCGTGTTTGGTGGAGGAGCTTTGATTGCAAGTAACGATTTAGCCTATCAAATTATTACTTGGGCAGGCGTTATTTTCCTCAGTGTTTACGGGGCGATGTTTTTTCGTGACGCAATCAATGCGCAAGCGGTTGAAGCGGCTGAAAGTGCTACACCAAGTAAACGCAAGGTGGTGATTTTTACAACGTTAGCAGTAACCTTATTAAACCCACATGTTTACCTAGATACTGTGGTGATTATTGGCAGTATCAGTGGTCAATACCAAGGAGATGATAAGTACATATTTTGGTTAGGCACGATCTTAGCGTCATTGGCGTGGTTTTACGCCTTATCACTTGGTGCTGCTAAGCTTTCACCGTGGTTGGCTCAAGCGCATGTGCAGCGAGCTATTAACCTGATAATTGCTGTGATTATGTGGGTGATTGCATACAGCTTAATAAAGCCACTTTTACTTAGCTAG
- a CDS encoding iron-containing alcohol dehydrogenase: MLNFSYSNNTCIHFGTQQIAKLASAIDKNHKVLLAYGGGSIKSNGVYQQVCDALAEHQVIEFSGIEPNPSYETTMKAVELVKSEQVDFILAVGGGSVIDGCKFIAAAAKFDGEPWDILAQNAKVADAVPLGVVLTLPATGSESNSFAVVSKLATKDKFAFGSPLVQPKFAILDPSVMASLPERQITNGIVDAFVHVMEQYLTYSVNAKVQDRFAEGILQTLIEEGPKMFAEPDADTRANVMWSATMALNGLIGAGVPQDWSTHGIGHEITALYGLDHAQTLAIILPRMMWEMREEKQAKLLQFARRIWHIEEESADDAIRLAIAKTEQFFQQVKMKTRLSNYQLESDVVEALVAQLERHGQTAMGETKAVTIERSRKIIELSL, from the coding sequence ATGTTAAATTTCAGCTACAGCAATAACACCTGTATTCATTTTGGTACACAGCAAATTGCAAAACTAGCTTCCGCCATTGATAAAAACCACAAAGTACTGCTGGCTTATGGCGGCGGTAGTATCAAAAGTAACGGCGTATATCAGCAAGTTTGTGACGCCTTAGCAGAACATCAAGTTATTGAATTTTCAGGGATAGAGCCCAACCCCAGTTACGAAACAACAATGAAAGCTGTTGAGCTGGTCAAGTCAGAGCAAGTTGACTTTATTCTTGCCGTCGGTGGCGGCTCAGTCATTGATGGCTGTAAATTCATTGCCGCAGCAGCCAAATTTGACGGTGAACCTTGGGACATTCTCGCCCAAAATGCCAAAGTGGCTGATGCTGTGCCGCTAGGTGTCGTACTCACTTTACCGGCAACCGGCTCTGAATCGAACAGCTTCGCTGTCGTTTCGAAATTAGCAACGAAAGACAAGTTCGCTTTTGGCTCACCACTGGTGCAGCCCAAATTCGCAATTTTAGACCCAAGCGTGATGGCAAGCTTGCCAGAACGTCAAATCACCAATGGCATTGTTGATGCGTTTGTTCATGTTATGGAGCAATATCTGACGTATAGCGTTAATGCCAAAGTTCAAGACAGGTTTGCCGAAGGTATATTGCAAACCCTGATTGAAGAAGGCCCTAAAATGTTCGCTGAACCCGATGCAGACACGCGTGCCAATGTGATGTGGAGCGCGACTATGGCGCTTAACGGCTTAATTGGTGCTGGCGTGCCACAAGACTGGTCAACCCATGGCATTGGCCATGAAATTACTGCGTTATATGGCCTAGATCACGCGCAAACATTAGCGATTATTTTGCCTAGAATGATGTGGGAAATGCGCGAGGAAAAACAAGCGAAGCTACTACAATTTGCACGCAGGATTTGGCACATTGAAGAAGAAAGCGCCGACGATGCAATTCGACTTGCCATTGCTAAAACCGAGCAGTTTTTCCAACAAGTAAAAATGAAAACGCGATTAAGTAACTATCAGCTTGAAAGTGACGTAGTTGAGGCATTAGTGGCTCAACTAGAGCGCCATGGTCAAACTGCGATGGGCGAAACCAAAGCGGTTACCATAGAACGTAGCCGAAAAATTATTGAGCTAAGCCTGTAA
- a CDS encoding GAF domain-containing sensor histidine kinase — translation MTQIRRPINTASLNEQLAYWQRAMELEEGRNEVLRMVASGDSLDSVLNTLCHKAQVYNPNMYCSVLLLDNEAKTLHSVASSSLPDFYCEALNGTTIGMGVGSCGTAAFIEQRVIVEDINTHPYWVQFKGLALEAGLQSCWSEPIIGQDGRVYGTFAMYYSTPCKPTDEDIQFIELSANLAAVVFENDYNRQQLLDANTKLSLTVDERTSELEATNKALANRIERQARQQIERIEEEKMLTTNALLCGFAHEISTPIGNSLTTVSAIVDKIEKLFDALENGVMSRRAFEEHLTQLHQLSEINKKNLIKADSLLSQFQQLDAKQVSDVQQTFELSTFFAEVKASLHSVLGDHQLFIDSQELPITCVKECLWQVFYQLIENSLAHGFIDKAKGNIHISAIRKGNEIVINYQDDGCGIDQQHSDKVFEPFYTTQRNSNKIGLGLTTVGSLMGNVLNGRIQLQNSPVGARFEITLPGLSLVS, via the coding sequence ATGACCCAAATTCGACGCCCAATCAATACCGCCTCATTAAATGAACAACTTGCCTATTGGCAACGAGCTATGGAGCTTGAAGAAGGACGTAACGAAGTATTACGCATGGTAGCATCGGGTGATTCGCTTGATTCTGTACTCAATACCTTATGCCACAAAGCACAAGTGTATAACCCAAATATGTACTGTTCGGTGCTATTGCTGGATAACGAAGCGAAAACTTTGCACTCAGTTGCTTCATCTTCACTGCCTGATTTTTATTGCGAAGCGTTAAATGGCACTACCATTGGTATGGGCGTAGGTTCATGTGGCACAGCCGCTTTTATTGAACAGCGCGTCATCGTTGAAGACATCAATACGCATCCATACTGGGTGCAATTCAAGGGCTTGGCGCTAGAAGCTGGTTTACAATCTTGTTGGTCTGAGCCGATTATTGGTCAAGATGGTCGTGTATATGGCACTTTTGCGATGTATTACAGTACGCCATGTAAGCCAACTGATGAAGATATTCAGTTTATTGAGTTAAGCGCCAACCTTGCCGCAGTTGTTTTTGAGAACGATTACAATCGTCAGCAATTATTGGATGCCAATACGAAATTGAGTTTGACGGTTGATGAACGCACCAGCGAACTTGAAGCGACAAATAAGGCACTTGCCAATCGCATTGAGCGACAAGCTCGACAGCAAATTGAGCGAATTGAAGAAGAGAAAATGCTAACCACCAATGCGTTATTGTGTGGTTTTGCCCATGAAATTAGCACGCCAATTGGCAACAGCTTGACCACGGTTAGCGCGATTGTTGATAAAATTGAGAAGTTGTTTGATGCACTAGAAAACGGTGTTATGTCTCGCCGCGCATTTGAAGAGCACCTTACACAACTGCATCAGCTTTCTGAAATTAATAAGAAAAATCTTATTAAAGCAGATTCGCTGCTAAGCCAATTCCAACAGCTAGATGCCAAGCAAGTCAGTGATGTTCAACAAACGTTTGAATTGAGCACTTTTTTTGCGGAAGTTAAGGCAAGTTTGCATAGCGTATTAGGCGATCATCAATTGTTTATTGATTCGCAGGAATTGCCTATCACTTGTGTAAAAGAGTGTTTGTGGCAAGTGTTTTATCAGCTAATTGAAAACTCATTAGCTCATGGCTTTATTGACAAAGCGAAGGGCAATATTCACATTAGTGCGATTCGTAAAGGCAATGAAATTGTTATTAACTATCAAGATGATGGTTGTGGTATTGATCAGCAACATAGCGATAAAGTTTTCGAACCTTTCTATACCACGCAGCGCAATAGCAACAAAATAGGCTTGGGTTTGACAACAGTGGGCAGCTTAATGGGTAACGTGCTCAATGGTCGAATTCAATTACAAAACTCGCCAGTAGGCGCTCGCTTCGAAATTACGTTACCAGGGCTTAGCCTAGTGAGTTAA
- a CDS encoding choice-of-anchor H family protein, whose amino-acid sequence MNTEITTQHSANKARLLAMKKQHKGKRAAIKQLLRKRQANRQEVRWFKFVACIWCLLFIALTAEAVEQSQHASTTEEATTEGVTTTLANQLLAAEQPSEFQQIKVVADYTRELQSTDNDSNSNINGVNQFPSAANQKLSEAPLLPVSTRISRAEHQAAKALSQLPISKQKIEIKAARSFRQEFSIFDAVTRLFDDIDADGFFRTFSVTFDADVYTYNGVNEALVYADIYLRQSGRDWEYFYSTDNFMIFGESTDDQYEVLSTLASGYQTDHYDVLIDLYQVGYSNIVATYSSDDSSSLYALPLESENYDVYYEEEIHVHGGSFAWFGLAVIAGMLWQRRSQT is encoded by the coding sequence ATGAATACTGAAATCACAACTCAACATTCTGCCAACAAAGCACGCCTATTGGCGATGAAGAAACAGCATAAAGGTAAACGTGCTGCAATAAAGCAGCTACTGCGCAAGCGTCAAGCTAACCGCCAAGAAGTTCGCTGGTTTAAATTTGTTGCTTGTATTTGGTGTTTGCTATTTATTGCACTGACTGCCGAAGCCGTTGAGCAATCACAGCATGCATCTACAACCGAAGAGGCAACAACTGAAGGGGTTACAACGACGCTTGCCAATCAACTGCTAGCAGCAGAGCAGCCAAGTGAGTTTCAGCAAATTAAGGTCGTTGCTGATTACACTCGCGAGCTGCAAAGTACTGATAATGATAGTAACAGTAATATCAACGGCGTTAATCAATTTCCTTCAGCAGCAAACCAAAAGCTTAGTGAAGCGCCATTACTACCAGTTAGCACCAGAATTTCTCGTGCCGAGCATCAAGCAGCCAAAGCACTAAGCCAATTACCGATCAGTAAGCAGAAAATCGAAATAAAGGCGGCACGTAGTTTTCGTCAAGAATTTAGTATATTTGACGCTGTTACGCGCTTGTTTGATGACATTGACGCCGACGGATTCTTTCGCACCTTTAGCGTGACTTTCGATGCCGATGTATATACCTACAATGGTGTTAATGAAGCACTGGTATACGCTGATATCTATCTTCGCCAAAGCGGCAGAGACTGGGAATACTTCTACTCGACTGATAACTTTATGATCTTTGGTGAGTCAACTGACGACCAATACGAAGTATTGAGCACATTAGCCAGTGGCTACCAAACAGATCACTATGATGTGCTCATTGACCTTTACCAAGTAGGTTACAGCAACATTGTTGCCACCTACAGCAGTGATGACAGCAGCAGTTTATACGCTTTACCGCTTGAAAGTGAAAACTACGATGTTTATTACGAAGAAGAAATTCATGTCCATGGCGGTAGCTTTGCATGGTTTGGCCTAGCCGTCATTGCAGGAATGCTGTGGCAGCGTCGCTCACAGACTTAA
- a CDS encoding PepSY domain-containing protein — translation MTRLALIFISCCLLLATSPAVTAQPYFDKQQGGQSRSKGFTAQQAAKKVQSRFGGKVLKVQPSGNGYRVKLIKKDGRIVSVFVDGSGKIKG, via the coding sequence ATGACAAGGTTGGCGTTAATATTCATTTCATGCTGTTTGCTGCTGGCGACTTCGCCTGCGGTGACTGCTCAGCCTTATTTTGATAAGCAGCAAGGCGGGCAAAGTCGCTCGAAAGGGTTTACGGCTCAGCAAGCGGCAAAAAAGGTGCAGTCGCGCTTTGGCGGTAAAGTACTTAAAGTGCAGCCGTCCGGTAATGGCTATCGCGTTAAGTTGATCAAAAAAGACGGCCGTATTGTCAGTGTTTTTGTTGATGGTAGTGGCAAAATCAAAGGCTAA
- a CDS encoding response regulator transcription factor — protein MRLLLVEDDQQLHENLKSSLAKQGFSIDSAFDGEEGLYLGSEHPYDAAVIDIGLPKRDGISLITELRQLDIKFPIIVLTARDRWQDKVQGLDAGADDYLTKPFQYEELHARLNALIRRSAGQASPVLTSGALSINTASHQVLVNDQEVSLSSYEYRLIAYLMLQQGKVVSKTSLTEHLYDQDFDLDSNVIEVFVRRLRKKLDPEGEHNFIETLRGQGYRLRTIDS, from the coding sequence GTGCGTTTATTACTTGTTGAAGACGATCAACAACTACATGAAAATTTAAAATCTTCACTGGCTAAACAAGGCTTTAGTATTGACTCGGCATTTGATGGCGAAGAAGGCTTATACCTTGGCAGTGAGCACCCATACGATGCTGCGGTGATTGATATTGGTTTACCAAAAAGAGATGGTATTTCATTGATCACTGAGCTGAGGCAGCTTGATATTAAGTTCCCGATCATTGTCCTAACAGCGCGCGATCGCTGGCAAGATAAGGTGCAAGGTTTAGACGCTGGCGCTGATGATTACCTTACCAAACCATTTCAGTATGAAGAATTACACGCTCGACTGAACGCACTTATTCGCCGCAGTGCAGGGCAAGCAAGCCCAGTATTAACGAGCGGCGCGCTGAGTATCAATACAGCGAGCCATCAAGTATTGGTTAACGATCAAGAGGTGTCACTGAGTAGTTATGAATACCGACTGATTGCTTACCTGATGCTACAGCAAGGCAAAGTAGTCTCTAAAACGAGCTTGACCGAACACTTATATGATCAAGACTTTGACTTAGACTCAAATGTGATTGAAGTGTTTGTCAGGCGCTTGCGTAAGAAACTTGACCCTGAGGGTGAACATAATTTTATCGAAACCTTACGTGGTCAAGGTTATCGTTTGCGCACCATTGATAGTTAA
- a CDS encoding ATP-binding protein, producing the protein MDVPSLKSRLIASAVVMLFVLLPAIGFTLDDAFAKHLLKAVEQELTAHSYSILAETDYIDGELLTPTNFQESQFNVIDSGLYALISDQIPIAGTPTETPIETETPRLIWHSDSALNITSMDNLFYPAQGERAFYSVTFAEQAMFVSSFSVNFADLNQDMPLTLHIAKSQQDYMAAQKAFRQQLLIWLAIIAIVFAAVMWWWLSWTLKPLKQLTHELKTIEQGDSESVAGDYPIEVKPAISQLNNLLANEQTQRLRYRNALADLAHSLKTPLATISSAEAVSSEIQQEVSKINHIVEHQLKRAQSAGQSAWRLSVDIKPCIDKLLSAMAKIYRDKTVTVAVEVAEGAKFKGDEADLMEILGNLLDNAYKAATAKVAVTVNVSAKYLTLSIADDGVGISEHKRDSIMQRGVRADTYEQGHGIGLAIVRDIVTSYQGKIDIKRDAELGGALFELSFHIN; encoded by the coding sequence ATGGACGTACCTTCGTTAAAATCCCGACTAATCGCCAGTGCCGTAGTAATGCTATTTGTATTGCTACCGGCTATAGGTTTTACCCTTGATGATGCTTTTGCCAAGCATTTGTTAAAAGCCGTTGAGCAGGAGTTAACCGCTCATAGCTACAGCATATTGGCGGAAACTGATTACATCGACGGTGAACTTTTAACGCCAACCAACTTTCAAGAAAGTCAGTTTAATGTGATTGACTCTGGCTTGTATGCGCTTATTTCCGATCAAATACCGATAGCAGGAACGCCTACAGAAACACCCATAGAAACGGAAACGCCGCGCTTGATTTGGCATTCTGACTCCGCACTTAATATTACCTCAATGGATAACTTGTTTTACCCTGCGCAAGGGGAGCGGGCATTTTACTCGGTGACTTTCGCAGAGCAAGCGATGTTTGTTTCGAGCTTTTCGGTTAACTTTGCCGATCTTAACCAAGATATGCCGCTAACCTTACACATCGCTAAAAGCCAGCAAGATTATATGGCGGCGCAAAAAGCGTTTCGTCAGCAACTGCTGATCTGGCTGGCGATTATTGCCATTGTTTTTGCCGCCGTGATGTGGTGGTGGCTGTCGTGGACGTTAAAACCGTTAAAACAGCTAACTCACGAATTAAAAACCATCGAGCAGGGCGACAGTGAGTCGGTTGCAGGTGATTACCCAATAGAGGTAAAGCCAGCAATTAGTCAGCTCAACAATCTGCTCGCAAACGAGCAGACTCAACGACTGCGTTACCGCAATGCGCTTGCGGACTTAGCGCACAGCTTAAAAACACCCTTAGCGACGATTAGCAGTGCGGAAGCGGTGTCTAGTGAAATTCAGCAAGAAGTCAGCAAGATTAACCATATTGTCGAACACCAGCTAAAGCGCGCGCAAAGTGCTGGCCAATCAGCTTGGCGCTTGAGTGTTGATATTAAGCCTTGCATCGATAAATTATTGTCAGCTATGGCAAAAATTTATCGTGATAAAACAGTCACCGTCGCCGTTGAAGTCGCTGAAGGCGCCAAATTCAAAGGTGACGAAGCTGATTTAATGGAAATTCTTGGTAATCTGCTCGACAACGCATACAAAGCCGCGACAGCTAAAGTGGCGGTAACGGTCAATGTGAGCGCCAAGTATTTAACATTATCGATAGCAGATGATGGGGTCGGTATTTCTGAGCACAAACGGGACAGCATTATGCAGCGCGGTGTGCGGGCTGACACTTATGAACAGGGCCACGGTATCGGATTAGCGATTGTCAGAGATATCGTGACTAGCTACCAAGGAAAAATTGATATCAAACGTGATGCTGAATTAGGCGGAGCGCTGTTTGAGTTATCATTTCACATCAACTGA
- a CDS encoding DUF998 domain-containing protein: MINVLEVIAGLSGLIATIWITIGVYIAAKFYPNYNHSNQFCSELGAAGSPTEKLSPLINNYPLGAIFCVFGWYVQARAGADIAIQSTGYLIIIHGLGTWVAGYFPMDKDPYTKEPTHSCKVHSWAGFIMLLSLLIAPMLVAFSGDNLALPTWFRIASVLTVILAIYYLVKMAKSVKQSQTHKDAGMESKVGLYQRISYWIKLIWLSAFSVILVQS, encoded by the coding sequence TTGATCAACGTTCTAGAAGTTATCGCAGGTTTATCTGGGCTTATTGCGACTATTTGGATAACCATTGGCGTTTATATCGCGGCCAAGTTCTATCCCAATTACAATCACAGCAATCAATTTTGTAGCGAACTGGGGGCGGCTGGCAGCCCAACAGAGAAACTATCACCGCTAATCAATAACTACCCTTTAGGCGCAATTTTTTGTGTATTTGGCTGGTACGTTCAAGCGCGTGCTGGCGCCGATATAGCAATACAGTCAACTGGCTATTTAATTATTATTCACGGCCTAGGAACTTGGGTTGCGGGCTATTTCCCTATGGATAAAGACCCGTACACAAAAGAGCCAACCCATAGCTGCAAAGTCCACTCTTGGGCTGGCTTTATTATGTTGCTCTCGTTATTAATTGCGCCCATGTTGGTGGCATTTAGCGGTGATAATTTAGCGCTGCCAACATGGTTTCGAATTGCGTCTGTACTGACTGTGATATTGGCAATTTACTATTTAGTAAAGATGGCAAAATCAGTTAAACAATCGCAAACCCACAAAGATGCTGGCATGGAGAGTAAGGTTGGCTTATACCAGCGAATTTCTTACTGGATAAAATTAATCTGGCTAAGCGCATTCTCAGTAATATTAGTGCAGAGTTAA
- a CDS encoding cupin domain-containing protein: MTAISNLNMNFEQRVVVSTAQQSWLASPKAGVWRKPLAREEAEQGHATSIVRYDAGASFSEHNHPLGEEILVLDGVFSDQTGDYPAGTYIRNPKGFVHAPYSEHGCTLFVKLHQFQESDTAQVRVNTQTAAWLPGQGGLQVMPLHEHEGEHVALVKWPAGEKFKPHRHFGGEEILVLSGEFKDELGSYPTGTWLRSPHMSQHHPFVEQETIIWVKTGHLPFDPYQPV, from the coding sequence ATGACTGCAATTAGCAATCTCAACATGAATTTTGAACAGCGCGTTGTTGTATCAACAGCACAGCAAAGCTGGCTGGCTAGCCCCAAGGCTGGAGTATGGCGCAAACCTTTGGCCCGAGAGGAAGCAGAACAAGGCCATGCGACTAGCATAGTGCGTTATGACGCTGGTGCTTCTTTTTCAGAGCATAATCACCCGTTAGGTGAAGAGATTCTGGTATTAGATGGCGTATTTTCAGATCAAACCGGTGACTATCCAGCGGGTACTTATATTCGTAATCCCAAAGGCTTTGTGCATGCCCCATACTCAGAGCATGGCTGCACGTTATTCGTCAAATTACATCAATTCCAAGAGTCTGACACCGCACAAGTCAGGGTGAATACGCAAACAGCAGCTTGGTTACCAGGCCAAGGCGGATTGCAAGTGATGCCATTGCATGAACACGAAGGAGAGCACGTCGCTTTAGTGAAATGGCCTGCAGGTGAGAAATTCAAACCTCACCGCCACTTTGGTGGTGAAGAAATATTGGTGTTATCTGGTGAATTCAAAGACGAGTTAGGTAGCTACCCTACCGGAACCTGGCTGCGCAGCCCCCATATGAGTCAGCATCACCCGTTTGTAGAGCAAGAAACGATTATTTGGGTAAAAACGGGGCACCTGCCTTTTGACCCATACCAACCCGTTTAA